CAGCTTAGAAATCATTCCGTGGATCATGAATTCACAAATGTACCCGACAGAAGTTAGAGGGATCTATGGAGGGACAGCTGCGGCGGCTAACTGGACACTCTTCCTCATtataattatattttattttttcgtAACTAAAACTCAGGGGCCTTTCTTCACATGTCTACTTATcagttttctttgtttctttgttcaTCAAGTTGTTTGTACCAGAAAACATAGGCTTCTTGATATTAACTAAAAAAAGAAAGTAGTTGAATGAGTGTGAAAACTATGTTACTGCAACATCCCAACAAAGGTATTTATGATCAGATTGATTCTCTGCAAAACACACTTGatttttttaccaaaaaaaacTATTTATTCCTGAAAtatttttcctttactgtttttttttttgaaagaaaacacACTCAGATAATCATTAAAAGCCAGAACCGGCAAGAGAGTTACATGAtaactttttcagcttcaagcttGACTCTAACAGATAGGGAGATTCATACTCCATTTCCTACTACAATTGTTTGTCCTAACAAATTCACTTGATTACACTTCCTATTTCTAAAACAAACCACAACATTACCTAAACAACTAACTAGACGCTAAACAACTAACTAGATGCTGACACTCTTTAATAAGATTACCATCTTCCCAGGGAGAGATATTACACAGGCCATTGATGCTATCCATGACTTTCTTGTTATCACCTTCCACAATGACATTTTGGATTTGGAGTTGAATGATCCATTGAAGAGTTTTAAGCGCTGCAACAACCTCAGCCTGAGTTACATCCTCACTTTTTCTACCAGTGTCCATGCCTCCACCAATTGACCTGTAAAATCCCTTATTATTAGAGCAATTCTAGCAAAATGGTTATCAGGCAAAACATAAGCATCTATATTAATTTTCAGTCTTTCCCTTAGGGGAGGAGACCATCTATTCATGTTATTTCTTCTATTCTCCATAGTATTGTTTCTAGGACTTAAGACCTGCATCTGAATCAAATGATTGTTAGTCTGTATATTGTTTTCATTGCAGAAAGAGTAAACTTTGGCTTTCAAGCTGTTAATGGAGCAGTTTTTTCCTTCAAAGACTAGCTCACATCTGGATTTCCATATAAACCACATTGTGACCACAATGAGATTCACATTGCCCTGTCTacaaaaatttattcttgaatctTTGTTATCCCAAGATTTTATCCAATGCTGGACATCCTCAATGTTGCTAATTTCTTGAGCCATTTCTGGGAAGATAGCATTCCAAATACTTCTGGCATAGTTGCACTGAATTAACATGTGAGTAgtattttcctcttcttcttgacATCTTATGCAAGTGTTATCTTGATCTTGATTGTATCTGTTAAGCCTTTGGTTGACTGGAAGAATGTTTTGCGCAACTTTTCACAGAAACAACTGACATTTATGAGGAATTTGGAGATGCCATAATCCTAATCAAAATTTGGCTTCTTCTTCCTTGTTTTTGGGATTTTGATTGTTGTGGCAGAGAATGGCTTTGTAGGTGGAATTCACAGAGAACATACCATTGGTTGTTAAGGACCATGTCATTTTTTCTTCATGTTGAGTAAAAGGAATAATGTTTAGGATTTTTTCCACTTGGTCTTGAGTGAAGAATTCTTGAAGGAGACTAATATTCCATTTTCTGGTATTCAAATCTATGAACTCAACAACTTTCATGTGGTAAGGAATATCTTCATTTTGACTGAGATTTTCTTGAATTTGTTGAGCATTGTACCCATTGATCCAATTGTCTCTGAAAGCATAAACTGATTTACCATCTCCAATTAACCAAGTAtgatactttttgatccatcctATACCTTTACTGATGCTTTTCCAAATAACAGTTCCTTTATCAGATATGTCTTCATGAAGAATGTTCTCATTTCTGAAATAGTTTGCTTCTAAAATAGCAACCCATTTTTTATCCTTTTCATTAATCAATCTCCATGCCAGTTTGGTGATCATAGCTTCATTGAAAATCTTCAGATTTTTAAAACCCAGGCCTCCCCATCTTTTGGGAATTGAAACTGCACCCCATGAGATGAAGTAGTAACCTCTTCCATTGCTTTTATTCCACTAGTATTTTCTTTGGGTAGCTTCAAGCTGATTTATTGTCCGCTGAGGAAGTATAAAGCATCCCATCTGGAATTGAGCCACAGAATTAGTGACTGCCTGAATTTGAGTGCTTCTGCCTGCTTGATTCACCATACCAGCCTGCCAATTTTGAATTCTTGTCTGCATCTTTTCATGGATGTTTTTGAAGCATTTATTTTTCCCTTTTCTCATGAATAAGTTGATTCCCAAATACTTCTCATCTAAAGGCATAGTTTTCATCCCCATCATCTTACAGATGTCAATCTTGATACCTTCATTTAATCTCTTGCTAAAGTGTATGCTGGATTTATTGAGATTAATTATTTGTCCTGAAGCTTcacagaatttgtagatgaccttTTGCAGACTCTCTATATAAGATCTTTTAGCTGTGGAGAACAatatgcagtcatctgcaaataatAAATGAGAGACTGGAGGACCATATCTTGCAGGGTAGATGGGAACTATTGCCTTTTTTTACACTTCAGCTTGGATCATTCTAATAAAACCTTCCATACATATAATGAAGATATATGGAGATAAACTATCACCCTGTCTTAAACCTCTTGTTGGAATCATAGCTTGTATTGGAGAACCATTTAGTAGAATTGGGATTGTGGTAGTTGATATGCATTGATTAACCAGCTGACACCATTTATCACAAAATCCCAGTTTCAGCAGAATTTCATTGATGAAGCTCCATTCCAtcctgtcgaaagctttcgacatatccAATTTAACAGCAACTGCACCATAGTAAGCTTTTGTGTTCTTCATATATTTAACAATTTCATGTG
This DNA window, taken from Papaver somniferum cultivar HN1 chromosome 3, ASM357369v1, whole genome shotgun sequence, encodes the following:
- the LOC113359477 gene encoding uncharacterized protein LOC113359477; translation: MELTMVQLLDLPGDNTIVAHEIVKYMKNTKAYYGAVAVKLDMSKAFDRMEWSFINEILLKLGFCDKWCQLVNQCISTTTIPILLNGSPIQAMIPTRGLRQGDSLSPYIFIICMEDDCILFSTAKRSYIESLQKVIYKFCEASGQIINLNKSSIHFSKRLNEGIKIDICKMMGMKTMPLDEKYLGINLFMRKGKNKCFKNIHEKMQTRIQNWQAVSIPKRWGGLGFKNLKIFNEAMITKLAWRLINEKDKKWVAILEANYFRNENILHEDISDKGTVIWKSISKGIGWIKKYHTWLIGDGKSVYAFRDNWINGYNAQQIQENLSQNEDIPYHMKVVEFIDLNTRKWNISLLQEFFTQDQVEKILNIIPFTQHEEKMTWSLTTNGMFSVNSTYKAILCHNNQNPKNKEEEAKF